The window AAGGCCCACGATGCGGTCAGTCTCATCACCCATGGCCGACAGCATGATAATCGCGGGGCCGTCCTGAGCTGACAGTCGCCGGCAGATGGCCAGGCCATCCTCGCCGGGCAGCATGACGTCCAGAACGATCAGATCAACCGGCCCCCGCGCCAGTACCTGCTCCATGGTCCTTGCGTCCGATGCCGTTTCCACGGCGTAGCCGTGGCGTCCGAGGAAGTCCGAGACGACGTCGCGAATTCCGGGGTCGTCATCAACAATGAGAATGCGCGATGTCGCGTGGCGCAAACTCTCCGGATCGGCCGCGAAGCCGGTGTTTGGAACGGTTTCCATGAGATGCTCCTCTCATGTTCCCATGGCGGCCAGATTTCACGCCTGAAACAGCTGCGCAACCAGACCCTTCGATTTGTGCCTCCATCGACCAAGGACGGCGGACGCGATCCAAATCCTGCCGCTAGCCCGGTGAAGTGTTCTTCGGAATGGCATAGTCGGGGCCCGCTATAGTCTGGGCCTCGATGGCGAGGTCGCTGACATAGGGATTGCTGCGGCGTTCAGCGGCAAAGCTGGACATCGGGCCGTGACCCGGAACGAAGCGAACATCGCCGCCCAGTGGCCATAGTTTCAGGGTGATGGAGTCGAGCAAATCCTGGTGATTGCCACGCGGAAAGTCCGTCCGGCCGATCGAGCCCTGGAACAGCACATCGCCCACCTGGGCAAACCGGGCCTCACGGTGGAAGAACACGACATGGCCCGGCGTGTGGCCAGGGCAGTGATAGACCTCGAATTCGGTTTCACCCAGCGTGACCCGGTCGCCATCCTCCAGCCAGCGGTCTGGTTCAAAGTTTCGGGCTTCAGGAACCCCGTAGCGCTCGCCACTGGTCTGGATCTGGTCGATCCAGAACTGGTCATCCCGGTGGGGGCCTTCGATCGGCACCCCGGTCAGGCGCTTCAGCTCAGCTGCACCGCCGGCATGGTCCATGTGACCGTGCGTGATCCAGATCTTCTCCAGCGTCAGGCCCTGATCGGCCAGAGCTCGCATCAGGCGCGGCACCTCTCCACCCGGATCGATCACAGCGGCCTTCAGGGTCCTGGCGCACCAGACGATGGTGCAATTCTGCTGCAGGGGGGTGACCGGTGCGATGACGGCGCGGATCGGAAGCTGGGTCTGGCTCACGGGAACTCCTTGAAGCGGTCAACATAGGCGCTGTCGATCGCCCAAGAAAGAAGGCCCGGGATCGCTCCCGGGCCTCCAATCACAACAGGCTGATTTCAGGCCTATTTCTTCACGTCATCGACGCCCTTGCCGAAGGCTTCAGCGGCACCTTCAAGCTGGGAATCGTCGGTGATGTCGATGCCCTTGGCGAGCTTGGAGTGCCAGTAGCCGTAGGCGATGTAGATCACGGCACCCACCGCCGCATAACCGCCCAGGATCATGAGAGGCAGCGGGTTGTCATTCATGGCGTGAACGATCATCGGCTGGAAGTTCTGGAAGGCCAGGAACAGACAGGCCAGGATGCCCAGAACGGCCGTGAAGATCCCGCCCGGCACCTTGAAGGGACGCGGCAGGTCCGGGTGCTTGATGCGCAGATAGATCACCGACAGACAGACGATCGAGAAGGCAACAGCCGTTCCCAGCGAGACCAGGTCACCCAGCAGGCTGATCGGGAGGAACGAGGCGGCGATGGCGATGACGATACCCAGCAGGATCGTGCCCATCCACGGCGTGCGGAACTTCGGGTGGATCGCGGCGAAGACCGGCGGCAGCAAGCCGTCCCGGGCCATGGTGTAGAAGATCCGCGTTTGTCCGTAGCAAAGGACCAGCATCACCGACGCCAAGCCGGTGATCGCGCCAACCTTGATCATCAGGCTGATGGCGTTCATCTGACCGCTTTCAACGAAGGGCCAGGGGAAATTCGCCCATTCCAGGCCCATGCGGTCGATGGCGACAGCGATGGGAGCCGGGCTTGCGAGCTCCTTGTACGGGACGACGCCGGTCATGACGGCGGCGACAGCCATGTAGATCAAGGTGCAGATGACAAGGGCACCCAGGATGCCGATCGGCACGTCCTTGGAGGGGTTCTTGGCTTCAGCTGCGGCGGTCGAGACAGCTTCGAAACCAACGTAGGCAAAGAAGATTATCGCCGCGCCGCGGAAGATTCCGCCCGCGCCGAACTCGCCGGGCTGGCCGGTGGGTTCAGGGATGAAGGGGTGCCAGTTGGCCGGGTTGATGTACTGAACGCCAACCGCGATGAACGTCAGCAGAACGATGATCTTGATGACGACGATCGCGTTGTTGACGTTTGCCGACTCGCTGACCCCAACAACCAGCAGCAGTGAAACCAGAGCAATACCGACCGCGGCGACGACGTTCAGCGTTCCGGTCAAAGCGAAGACCGTGCCGCCCGCTTCGGTGGGGACGGCTTGGATCAGCGGTGTGGCCCACATCGGCGCCTCAGAACCGGCGACCATGATTGCGGGGAAATGAACCCCGAAGTCTTTGAGGAAGCTGACAATGTAGCCGGAGAAACCGACCGCGACCGTTGAGGCGGCGACGCCGTATTCCAGAACCAGCAGCCAGCCCATGATCCAGGCGAAAACCTCACCCAGGGTGCCATAGGCATAGGTGTAGGCCGAGCCCGAGACAGGCATGGTCGAGGCCAGTTCAGCGTAGCACAGGCCGGCAAGCGCGCAGGCGATGCCGGCGACGATGAATGACAGCATGATCGCCGGGCCGGCATTGGCCGAAGCTACCTGGCCGGTGAGCACGAAAATGCCGGCACCGATAATGGCCCCGATACCCAGGCTCATCAGATTGAGAGGACCCAGCGTTCGCTTCAGCTGGCTGTGTGCGGCTTCCTTTTGGATGCTCGCGATCGATTTTTTCAAAAACAGCCTGTTTCCGGCCATGTGTTTCGTTCCCCAACGACCAGCGAACCCCCGCCGGTCAGGCATTGGGCCGGGACGTTAGTCAGAGAGGCGACTTCGCGCAACGCCTTGCGGTGACGGATGCGTTCTCAGGGTCTATGCCTCCCCCTGATGCTGCCGATCGAGAATGTCCTGCCCGCGCTGAAGGCGTCGCTGCTCGCTTCCCATGCGACCGTGCTCGTGGCCCCGCCGGGCGCGGGCAAGACGACCGCCGTTCCCTTGGCCCTGCTGGACGAGTCCTGGGCCCTGGGGCGGAAAATCATCGTTCTAGAGCCGCGCCGGCTGGCCGCCCGTGCCGCCGCCGCCCGCATGGCCGACACTCTGGGGGAAGCGGTGGGGCAAACCGTGGGCTTTCGCGTCCGGCTGCAGTCAAAAGTTTCGGGCCAGACGCGGATCGAGGTCGTCACCGAGGGGGTCTTCACCCGGATGATTCTCGACGATCCGGGTCTGGAGGGCGTAGCCGCTGTTATCTTTGACGAGTTCCATGAGCGCAGCCTCGACGCGGACCTGGGCCTGGCCTTCGCCCGGGATGTCCAGAGCGTGCTGCGCGATGACCTTCGGCTGCTGGTCATGTCGGCCACCCTCGACGGGGCGCGGGTCTCGGCCTTGTTGGGCGATGCTCCGGTCATTGAGAGCCAGGGGCGGATGTTCCCCGTCGATACCCGCTATCTCGGCCGAGATGAGCGCCTGCGGCTGGAAGAGCGGGTTGGGCGTGCCGTCGAGCGCGCCCTGGCCGAAGAGACCGGAAGCTTGCTGGTCTTCCTGCCGGGGCAGGGGGAAATCCGTCGGGTGGAGTCCTGGCTGGCCGAACGCTTGCGCCGGCCCGACGTCGATCTTGCCCCG of the Caulobacter henricii genome contains:
- a CDS encoding MBL fold metallo-hydrolase, whose product is MSQTQLPIRAVIAPVTPLQQNCTIVWCARTLKAAVIDPGGEVPRLMRALADQGLTLEKIWITHGHMDHAGGAAELKRLTGVPIEGPHRDDQFWIDQIQTSGERYGVPEARNFEPDRWLEDGDRVTLGETEFEVYHCPGHTPGHVVFFHREARFAQVGDVLFQGSIGRTDFPRGNHQDLLDSITLKLWPLGGDVRFVPGHGPMSSFAAERRSNPYVSDLAIEAQTIAGPDYAIPKNTSPG
- a CDS encoding amino acid permease encodes the protein MAGNRLFLKKSIASIQKEAAHSQLKRTLGPLNLMSLGIGAIIGAGIFVLTGQVASANAGPAIMLSFIVAGIACALAGLCYAELASTMPVSGSAYTYAYGTLGEVFAWIMGWLLVLEYGVAASTVAVGFSGYIVSFLKDFGVHFPAIMVAGSEAPMWATPLIQAVPTEAGGTVFALTGTLNVVAAVGIALVSLLLVVGVSESANVNNAIVVIKIIVLLTFIAVGVQYINPANWHPFIPEPTGQPGEFGAGGIFRGAAIIFFAYVGFEAVSTAAAEAKNPSKDVPIGILGALVICTLIYMAVAAVMTGVVPYKELASPAPIAVAIDRMGLEWANFPWPFVESGQMNAISLMIKVGAITGLASVMLVLCYGQTRIFYTMARDGLLPPVFAAIHPKFRTPWMGTILLGIVIAIAASFLPISLLGDLVSLGTAVAFSIVCLSVIYLRIKHPDLPRPFKVPGGIFTAVLGILACLFLAFQNFQPMIVHAMNDNPLPLMILGGYAAVGAVIYIAYGYWHSKLAKGIDITDDSQLEGAAEAFGKGVDDVKK